One genomic segment of Leishmania mexicana MHOM/GT/2001/U1103 complete genome, chromosome 2 includes these proteins:
- a CDS encoding putative casein kinase II, alpha chain — MANVDAAAHCTDGGRQGGSGGGSGDEAKVKKTKPEEYEHPFWYVYRQRGVGYWDYKNARVDFNANLAPYELLQKIGRGKYSEVFRGRNRNNGCLCVLKLLKPVRYQKILREISILRNLCGGPNVVRLLDVLRDAESQTVVLVTEYVHNPTTLRNLLYSNKLSNFDMRYYLYEILRSLDFAHRRGIFHRDIKPYNVMIDHERKILRVIDWGLGEYYIHGQALNCGVATRHYKGPELLVGYRHYDYSLDIWCLGCVLAGMLFRSDPFFVGANNEDQLLQIVAVFGKKALYRYLDKYQCRISRVVESSMSALPDEHVDWRRYIKRGSMQESWCDATALDLLDKMLQFDHQDRIMAHEAMQHPFFAPVRDALARDAQEHYPVAQH; from the coding sequence ATGGCCAACGTAGACGCCGCAGCCCACTGCACCGACGGTGGGCGgcagggcggcagcgggggcggcagcggggacGAAGCGAAGGTGAAGAAAACGAAACCGGAGGAGTACGAGCACCCGTTCTGGTACGTGTATCGCCAACGCGGCGTCGGCTACTGGGACTATAAAAATGCGCGGGTGGACTTCAACGCGAACTTGGCCCCGtacgagctgctgcagaagaTTGGGCGCGGCAAGTATTCGGAGGTGTTTCGTGGCCGGAACCGCAACAACGGATGCCTGTGTGTCCTCAAGCTGCTGAAGCCGGTGCGCTACCAGAAGATTCTGCGCGAGATCAGCATCCTGCGCAACCTCTGCGGTGGCCCCAACGTTGTCCGCCTTCTCGATGTGCTGCGCGACGCAGAGTCGCAGACGGTCGTGCTCGTCACGGAGTATGTGCACAACccgacgacgctgcgcaACCTTCTCTACTCGAACAAGCTGTCGAACTTCGACATGCGCTACTACCTGTACGAGATTCTACGCTCGCTGGACTTcgcccaccgccgcggcatcTTTCACCGCGACATCAAGCCGTACAACGTCATGATCGACCACGAGCGCAAGATCCTTCGTGTGATCGACTGGGGGCTGGGCGAGTACTACATCCACGGGCAGGCACTCAACTGTGGTGTGGCAACACGGCACTACAAGGGGCCGGAGCTGCTGGTCGGCTACCGCCATTACGACTACTCGCTAGACATCTGGTGTCTCGGGTGCGTGCTAGCTGGCATGCTCTTCCGCAGCGACCCCTTCTTCGTCGGCGCCAACAACGAGGATCAGCTCCTCCAGATTGTAGCGGTGTTTGGCAAGAAGGCGCTGTACCGCTACCTCGACAAGTACCAGTGCCGCATATCGCGCGTCGTGGAGTCGAGCATGAGCGCCCTCCCTGACGAGCACGTCGACTGGCGCCGGTACATCAAGAGGGGGTCCATGCAGGAGTCGTGGTGCGACGCGACCGCGTTGGACTTGCTGGATAAGATGCTGCAGTTCGACCATCAGGACCGCATCATGGCCCATGAGGCGATGCAGCACCCTTTCTTTGCTCCCGTGCGTGATGCGCTGGCGAGGGACGCGCAGGAGCATTATCCTGTGGCACAGCACTGA